A genome region from Verrucomicrobiota bacterium includes the following:
- a CDS encoding formylglycine-generating enzyme family protein: protein MKRRSILVGQVISVLFLTAWAIAPRATAQPQPSLGLRFSSGQPTLSLTGTLGTVYSIQYATNLSPTSHWTDRTLLQAQGGSNVWSDPSASSTEQRFYRAVSVPAPADTNLVFIQPGTFTMGSPTNEAERVSDEVQHLVTISRGFWMGKYLVTQGDYLSLMATNPSYFTSANGYSDDLTRPVETVSWLDATNYCTLRTQQERAGGLIPTNYAYRLPTESEWEYAARAGTTTAFYLGSGLYSGQANLDGQYEYEASVGTIDIPGGIYLQQTTPVGSYAANGWGLYDMIGNVWEWCQDWRGAYPAGTAADPQGPAAGVNRVVRGGAWYNRARFCRSAYRGADAPGSGDNYNGFRVVLAPGQP, encoded by the coding sequence ATGAAAAGACGAAGCATTCTGGTTGGCCAAGTAATCTCCGTGTTGTTCCTGACCGCTTGGGCGATAGCGCCACGAGCCACTGCTCAACCCCAGCCCAGTCTTGGGCTGCGATTTTCCTCGGGCCAGCCAACCCTGAGCCTCACAGGAACCTTGGGGACCGTTTACTCGATTCAATACGCCACCAACCTTTCCCCCACGAGCCATTGGACTGATCGGACGCTGCTCCAAGCACAGGGTGGCAGCAATGTTTGGTCTGATCCGTCAGCCTCCTCGACGGAGCAGCGGTTTTATCGCGCCGTATCCGTTCCTGCACCGGCCGACACCAACCTGGTGTTCATCCAACCGGGCACGTTCACAATGGGCAGCCCGACGAACGAGGCTGAGCGGGTTTCGGACGAGGTTCAGCATCTGGTGACGATCAGTCGTGGGTTTTGGATGGGGAAGTATCTGGTGACCCAAGGAGATTATCTTTCACTCATGGCGACGAATCCGAGTTATTTCACGTCGGCCAACGGATATTCCGATGATTTGACTCGTCCGGTGGAGACAGTGAGTTGGCTTGATGCGACTAACTATTGCACGCTGCGGACGCAGCAAGAGCGGGCTGGGGGTCTGATTCCCACGAACTATGCGTACCGATTGCCGACGGAATCGGAGTGGGAGTATGCTGCCCGAGCGGGGACGACGACGGCGTTTTACCTGGGGAGTGGTTTGTACTCGGGCCAGGCGAACTTGGATGGCCAATACGAATACGAAGCGTCTGTGGGCACTATTGACATCCCCGGCGGCATTTACCTCCAACAAACGACGCCGGTTGGGAGCTATGCAGCGAACGGCTGGGGATTGTACGACATGATTGGGAACGTTTGGGAGTGGTGTCAGGACTGGCGTGGCGCGTATCCCGCCGGGACTGCCGCTGACCCGCAAGGGCCTGCTGCGGGCGTGAACCGCGTGGTTCGCGGCGGCGCCTGGTACAACCGCGCCAGGTTCTGCCGCTCCGCGTACCGGGGCGCCGATGCCCCGGGCAGCGGGGACAACTACAACGGTTTCCGGGTTGTGCTGGCCCCGGGTCAGCCGTAA
- a CDS encoding S8 family serine peptidase yields the protein MTPRYAFITLLATALVAAAFIADAEPDAPRIIPGQFIVTLKPNVDAGTVAAELGIKPKRLFQHALRGFAGNLSDAQVERLQRDPRVSVVEPDEIVQALPTAEATVQQTTTAWGLDRINQRNLPLDGLYSYDRLGAGVTVYVIDTGIRYSHQEVSERASFGFDAFGGDGSDCIGHGTWVAGIIGGLNYGVAKQVNLVSVRVFDCSGTGTASSILAGVDWVTAHHVSPAVANMSLTVAATSVLTAVQAMVNSGVATAVAAGNGDDDSCLWLFTTVDGVMATAGSNASDTREYSTYGSCIDWFAPGINIPAASHSNDFSYVVQSGTSAATAFSSGRAALYLEGTPSADARGVRDALYAFTTKNVVKLAGTENNHLLYAFDEVGLPPAGDITAPAVVISSPANGATVPKRTTLTVTATASDNVGVTKVDFYLNGVLTATDSSAPYAFSFKTDSKPGVNYKISARALDAALNLGIATTISVTTK from the coding sequence ATGACACCAAGATACGCCTTCATCACCCTCCTCGCGACTGCGCTCGTTGCCGCCGCCTTTATTGCCGACGCTGAACCCGACGCGCCGAGAATCATCCCCGGCCAATTCATCGTGACGCTGAAGCCGAACGTCGATGCTGGAACCGTCGCCGCCGAACTCGGGATCAAGCCCAAGCGTCTTTTCCAGCACGCGCTCAGAGGCTTTGCAGGCAACTTGTCAGACGCGCAGGTCGAAAGGCTGCAACGCGACCCGCGAGTCTCAGTGGTGGAGCCCGATGAGATCGTGCAGGCTTTGCCCACCGCCGAGGCAACCGTTCAGCAAACGACAACCGCTTGGGGATTGGACCGAATCAACCAGCGAAACCTGCCGTTGGATGGCCTTTATTCTTATGATCGGCTCGGAGCGGGAGTCACCGTCTATGTCATTGACACAGGAATACGCTATTCTCATCAGGAGGTTTCCGAGCGCGCAAGCTTCGGCTTCGATGCGTTTGGCGGGGACGGATCGGATTGCATCGGACACGGAACGTGGGTCGCGGGGATCATCGGTGGGCTGAATTACGGAGTCGCGAAGCAGGTGAATCTCGTGTCAGTTCGCGTGTTCGATTGCAGCGGGACCGGGACGGCCAGTTCGATTCTCGCTGGCGTGGATTGGGTGACAGCGCATCACGTCTCGCCCGCTGTTGCGAATATGTCGTTGACCGTGGCCGCCACCTCGGTTCTGACGGCCGTCCAAGCGATGGTCAACTCAGGAGTCGCTACTGCCGTCGCCGCCGGCAACGGCGACGATGATTCGTGTCTCTGGCTTTTTACGACGGTCGATGGGGTCATGGCGACAGCAGGCAGCAATGCCAGCGACACGAGGGAGTATTCCACCTACGGCTCGTGCATCGATTGGTTTGCGCCAGGAATCAACATTCCTGCTGCCTCGCACAGCAATGATTTCAGCTACGTGGTGCAATCCGGCACCTCCGCGGCGACCGCGTTCAGTTCCGGGAGAGCGGCGCTTTACTTGGAAGGAACTCCGTCGGCAGACGCGCGCGGAGTGCGAGACGCGCTATACGCATTCACGACCAAGAACGTCGTGAAACTGGCGGGCACGGAAAACAATCACCTGCTTTATGCCTTCGACGAAGTAGGACTCCCGCCAGCAGGTGACATCACTGCGCCGGCCGTTGTTATCTCCAGCCCAGCCAATGGAGCAACGGTGCCGAAGCGCACCACGCTGACGGTCACTGCGACGGCCTCGGACAATGTTGGCGTCACCAAAGTGGACTTCTATCTCAATGGTGTATTGACGGCCACGGACTCCAGCGCGCCCTATGCTTTCAGTTTCAAGACCGACAGCAAACCGGGAGTGAATTACAAAATCTCTGCGCGCGCCCTTGACGCGGCTTTGAATCTTGGAATTGCGACAACAATCTCCGTGACCACCAAGTGA
- a CDS encoding FG-GAP repeat protein yields MLATLLSPTVRAAPSQSGRPQTLASPDTVPEGLSAPEWFSIRQQFEQHRHAAVPVDGGYQARNPGQQWQTRFDGRGFTTKPNDAAWQWGLELQSYGFAGSERTVSGKPRVNSVGQRVTYDWDATLQEWFVNDRYGLEHGFTVRERPTDRRAELREARTSEDGDSQSSSLRSAPSLNPQPSTLNFLLSVRGGLRPKVQADGRSVRFVDAQGAAALTYSDLTVLDADGRKLPARFEPVEEERGCVRSTSRYTLDDADPLRLVRWIQSRSDESALRLVIDERGARYPLTIDPIAQQAYLKASNTGYDAQYGYGDEFGSSVAVSGDTVVIGAVYEDSSATGVDGDGSDNSAPKSGAAYVFVRNGTTWTQQAYLKASNTDADDGFGNSVAVSGDTVVVGAYQEDSNATGVNGNQSDNSAPYSGAAYVFVRSGTNWSQQAYLKASNTGQYDGFGNSVAMSGDTVVVGASWEKSNATGVNGNQSDNSASGAGAAYVFVRSGTNWTQQAYLKASNTDGGDHFGGSVAVSGDTVVVSAAGEASAATGVNGNQSDNSAASSGAAYVFVRNGTTWTQQAYLKASNTDAGDYFGQSVALSGDTVVVGAPVESSNATGVNGNQSNNSAASSGAAYVFVRNGTTWTQQAYLKAANTGADDLFGDQVAISGDTVVVGAYHEDSNATGVNGNQGDNSATNSGAAYVFVRSGTTWSEQAYLKASNTGGATDGWAGDRFGNSVAVSGGTVVVGAIWEDSNATGVNGDQSNNSASYAGAAYVLTGVGIGPRLALVPDGSSGYFLRFTGAPDITYRLQRAPSVTGPWSAIATNTTPASGLIEYHETAPLPGAAFYRTAQP; encoded by the coding sequence ATGCTCGCGACGCTCCTCTCGCCAACAGTCCGGGCCGCCCCCTCCCAATCGGGCCGCCCGCAAACTCTCGCTTCCCCCGACACCGTGCCCGAGGGCCTCAGCGCGCCGGAGTGGTTCAGCATCCGCCAGCAATTTGAGCAGCATCGCCACGCCGCCGTCCCCGTGGACGGCGGATATCAGGCGCGCAATCCCGGCCAGCAATGGCAGACGCGCTTCGATGGCCGCGGCTTCACTACGAAGCCCAATGACGCCGCCTGGCAATGGGGATTGGAACTCCAGAGCTACGGTTTCGCCGGCAGCGAGCGCACCGTCAGCGGCAAACCCCGCGTGAACTCCGTCGGCCAGCGCGTGACGTACGATTGGGATGCGACGTTGCAGGAATGGTTCGTGAACGACCGGTACGGCTTGGAACACGGCTTCACCGTCCGCGAGCGGCCCACCGATCGGAGGGCCGAGTTACGCGAGGCCCGAACCTCGGAAGATGGGGACTCGCAGAGCTCGTCCCTCCGAAGTGCGCCTTCGCTCAACCCTCAACCCTCAACTCTCAACTTTCTCCTGTCGGTGCGTGGCGGACTGCGCCCGAAAGTGCAGGCGGATGGACGCAGCGTGCGCTTCGTGGATGCTCAAGGCGCGGCGGCCCTGACCTACTCGGACTTGACCGTGCTCGACGCCGACGGGCGGAAACTTCCGGCGCGGTTTGAACCGGTGGAAGAGGAGCGCGGCTGTGTGCGCAGCACCAGCCGCTACACGCTCGACGATGCCGACCCGCTGCGACTGGTCCGTTGGATACAGTCGCGCTCCGACGAATCGGCGCTCCGCCTCGTGATTGACGAACGCGGCGCGCGCTACCCGCTGACCATTGACCCCATCGCCCAGCAAGCCTATCTCAAAGCCTCCAACACGGGATACGATGCCCAATACGGATACGGTGACGAATTCGGCAGTTCGGTGGCGGTGTCGGGCGACACGGTGGTGATCGGAGCGGTTTATGAGGACAGCAGCGCCACCGGAGTGGACGGCGATGGTAGCGACAACAGCGCCCCAAAGTCCGGCGCGGCTTACGTCTTCGTGCGCAATGGGACAACTTGGACTCAGCAGGCCTACCTCAAAGCCTCCAACACCGACGCAGATGACGGGTTTGGCAACTCAGTGGCGGTGTCGGGTGACACAGTGGTGGTTGGAGCGTATCAAGAGGACAGCAACGCCACCGGGGTGAACGGCAACCAGAGCGACAACAGCGCCCCGTACTCCGGCGCGGCCTACGTCTTCGTACGCAGCGGGACCAATTGGAGCCAACAGGCTTATCTCAAGGCCTCCAACACGGGGCAGTACGATGGGTTTGGCAACTCAGTAGCGATGTCGGGCGACACGGTGGTGGTCGGGGCGAGTTGGGAGAAGAGCAATGCGACCGGGGTGAACGGCAACCAGAGCGACAACAGCGCCTCAGGCGCCGGCGCAGCTTACGTTTTCGTGCGCAGTGGAACAAACTGGACCCAGCAAGCTTATCTCAAAGCCTCCAACACGGACGGGGGTGATCATTTCGGCGGTTCGGTAGCGGTGTCCGGCGACACGGTGGTGGTCAGCGCGGCTGGCGAGGCTAGCGCCGCCACCGGGGTGAACGGAAACCAGAGCGACAACAGCGCCGCTAGCTCCGGCGCAGCTTACGTTTTCGTGCGCAACGGGACAACTTGGACCCAGCAGGCCTATCTCAAAGCCTCCAACACCGACGCGGGTGACTATTTCGGCCAGTCGGTGGCACTGTCAGGCGACACGGTGGTGGTCGGGGCTCCGGTCGAGTCCAGCAACGCCACCGGTGTGAACGGTAACCAGAGCAACAACAGCGCCGCAAGCTCCGGCGCAGCTTACGTCTTCGTGCGCAACGGGACAACCTGGACCCAGCAGGCCTACCTCAAAGCTGCTAACACCGGGGCGGATGACTTGTTCGGCGACCAGGTGGCAATATCGGGCGACACGGTGGTGGTCGGAGCGTATCACGAGGACAGCAACGCCACCGGTGTGAACGGAAACCAGGGCGACAACAGCGCCACAAACTCCGGAGCGGCCTACGTCTTCGTGCGTAGCGGGACGACATGGAGTGAGCAAGCGTATCTCAAAGCCTCCAACACCGGCGGGGCAACGGATGGGTGGGCCGGTGACCGGTTCGGCAATTCGGTGGCAGTGTCGGGCGGCACGGTGGTGGTCGGAGCGATTTGGGAAGACAGCAACGCCACCGGCGTGAACGGCGACCAGAGTAACAATAGCGCCTCATACGCAGGTGCGGCCTACGTCTTGACCGGCGTGGGCATCGGCCCCCGGCTCGCACTCGTGCCCGATGGCAGCAGCGGTTACTTTCTCCGGTTCACCGGCGCACCGGATATCACCTACCGTTTGCAGCGCGCTCCCAGCGTGACCGGCCCCTGGTCTGCCATTGCCACGAACACCACGCCTGCCTCCGGCCTCATCGAATATCACGAAACCGCTCCGCTGCCCGGCGCCGCCTTCTACCGCACCGCCCAGCCGTAA